GTACAGAAGTTATTCTTATCAGGCACAGCTATTCAACAATTATGCCAGGAGGCATGGTGAAGCGGAGGCGAATCGATTCAGTGCGCGGCCGGGGCAATCGGAACACCAGCTGGGGACGACGATAGATTTTGGCGGTTCGGGTTCCGACTGGTCGGCTTCTTTTGGCGAAACGGCGCAGGGCAAATGGCTTGCCAACAATGCATATTTGTACGGCTTTGCCATGAGTTATCCCCGGGGGATGGAACATGTTACGGGCTATATCTATGAACCCTGGCATTACCGCTATATCGGGGTGGAGGCGGCCGGGGAATGGAAAGAATCGGGCCAGCCGCTCTGTGTGTATCTGGAGCAGAAACAGTGAGTCTGCATTCCGCGCATGACGGCTACATCTTTTGAGCTTTGGAAAGTAACCGTTTCTCCGATCCTGCCGATGGATTTTTTCACCCACGGTAAGCATATCTGCAGCCCCTATGTTCACAGACTTGTTGTTTATCATGGAATGCCCTGGTGGCTTTATTATCCTTTTTTGCCTCGTTTCAGGGATGTAATGCAGGGTGTTCATGATCGATGGCCGCGCTATCCGGTTTCAAAAATGCCCGGGATCCGGCGGCTACCCACATTTTCGGGAAAATTGACACCCGCAACCCTCAGTTGCTATAATTGCCGGGGGTAAAAAAAGGATTTTTTCTGGAGGGAATCCAGTATGTCAGAGGGAAAAAAATGCTTTGAAAAGATACAGCAGAGGCACCATACACTCAGGGCGGAGATGTACCGCAACTTCAACCGGGTGTTGCCATTCAACGAGTTGGTATCGGACCGCCGGGAGAAAGCCGCCTTCCTCGGATTCGGGGAAGGCACGAGTATCTATGATTCCAGTGTGGTAACAGGCAATGTGACCGTGGGGAAAAACGTCCGCATCGGGCCTTTTACCGTTCTTGATGGAAGCGGCGATCTTGAGATCGGGGATCATTGTGAAATTTCTGCCGGGGTGCAGATATATTCCCATGACCCGGTTTCTAGAACCCTGTCGGCAGGGGAAAAGCCCATCGACAAAGCTGGAACAAAAATCGGTGCTCGTTGCCATATCGGCAGCATGAGCATTATCACCAAAGGGGTGAATATTGGCCGTTGTTGTGTAATAGAAGCCAACAGCCTTGTCAACAGGGATATACCCGATTACAGCATTGCTGCGGGCACTCCGGCAACCGTCATCGGCAGGGTTGTCCTTGAAGAAAGCGGGGAAATAAGGTTCGATTACCATCAGAATGAATGATGATTCAGCAAAGTTTTATTTTCGGAGGGAGGAATCATGATTGAAAAATTTACTGGCGATATCATCCAGCCCCAGGCGTGAAGGCAACAGTGAAATATTGTTGCAATCATTCTTGCATGGGGCCGAGGAAGCAGGCTGGAATGTGGACCATGTACGGATCAATAACCTCAAAATAAATTTCTGCCGGGCATGCGATTGGTGTGCGGACAGCGGGGAATGTATCCAGAAAGATGATATGCAGGCCATATACCCCAAGGTAGTTGCTGCCAGGGCGATGGTTCTGGCCACCCCCATCTATTTTGGCACGATGTCCGGGCAGATGAAGGTTTTTATCGATCGTTTCCAATGCTGGTGGCAAGCCAAGTACGTAATAAAGAAACCCCCGGTGGATCCCCGGGAGAAACGGCCGGGATATTTTATCTGTGTCAGCGCACTGGAGGGAAAAGATTATTGTGAAAATGCGCTGGCAGCGGTGAAGGTGTTTTATCACAACATCAATTATCATTATGCCGATTCTATATTTTTCGAGGGTGTGGACAGGAAGGGGGCCATAAAACAATATCCCCGGATCATGGAGAAAGCTTACGAGGTAGGCCGACTTCTGTAAAAACGAATCACTCCCCGCTTTGTGACAATCGGGTTTTGGGAGATGAAAATGATCAAGAAAAGATACTTGCAGATGCTCAACATATTGGGTTTTATCATTTTTTCAGCCGGTCTGGTCAAGGGGTTTCTGAATGCCGATCTGTTTTTGTCGCCATCGGTTGACGCTTCCATTCCCCTGTTGGGGTTATGTGCATCTTTTGTCATTCCAATGTGGATAATAATTGGCCTGTCGATGTTTTCCTTCTGTCTCTACCAGAGTCAAGGAATTTTGCGTAAGGATGAACGGGAGAAACCCTCCACGGAGAGGGTAGGCCCTCTTTTTTTTATAGCAAGCATTTTGAATACGGGATGGTTGCTGGCCCGCTATTTCAAGGTCATCAATATTTCCCTGTTGATCTTGATTGTTCTGCTGGCGGTGCTCATAAAAAATTACCTGAATCTGGAGGCG
Above is a window of Bacillota bacterium DNA encoding:
- a CDS encoding acyltransferase, giving the protein MSEGKKCFEKIQQRHHTLRAEMYRNFNRVLPFNELVSDRREKAAFLGFGEGTSIYDSSVVTGNVTVGKNVRIGPFTVLDGSGDLEIGDHCEISAGVQIYSHDPVSRTLSAGEKPIDKAGTKIGARCHIGSMSIITKGVNIGRCCVIEANSLVNRDIPDYSIAAGTPATVIGRVVLEESGEIRFDYHQNE
- a CDS encoding flavodoxin family protein codes for the protein MKNLLAISSSPRREGNSEILLQSFLHGAEEAGWNVDHVRINNLKINFCRACDWCADSGECIQKDDMQAIYPKVVAARAMVLATPIYFGTMSGQMKVFIDRFQCWWQAKYVIKKPPVDPREKRPGYFICVSALEGKDYCENALAAVKVFYHNINYHYADSIFFEGVDRKGAIKQYPRIMEKAYEVGRLL